The Microcaecilia unicolor chromosome 6, aMicUni1.1, whole genome shotgun sequence genome includes a window with the following:
- the SRSF2 gene encoding serine/arginine-rich splicing factor 2, translating into MSYGRPPPDVEGMTSLKVDNLTYRTSPETLRRVFEKYGRVGDVYIPRDRYTKESRGFAFVRFHDKRDAEDAMDAMDGAVLDGRELRVQMARYGRPPDSHHSRRGPPPRRYGGYGRRSRSPRRRRRSRSRSRSRSRSRSRSRYSRSKSRSRTRSRSRSSSKSRSARRSRSKSKSSSVSRSRSRSRSRVSPLPSKAESRSRSASNSPPKSPEEEGAVSS; encoded by the exons ATGAGCTACGGCCGACCTCCGCCCGACGTAGAAGGCATGACTTCCCTGAAGGTCGACAATCTTACATACCGCACCTCCCCCGAGACCCTGCGCCGCGTTTTCGAGAAGTATGGCCGTGTGGGCGATGTCTACATCCCCCGCGACCGTTACACCAAAGAGAGCCGCGGCTTTGCCTTCGTCCGCTTCCACGACAAGCGCGACGCTGAGGACGCAATGGATGCCATGGATGGGGCCGTGCTAGACGGTCGCGAGCTCCGGGTGCAGATGGCTCGCTACGGCCGGCCCCCGGACTCGCACCATAGCCGTAGGGGCCCGCCGCCCCGCAGATACGGTGGCTATGGACGGAGAAGTCGCAG CCCCAGGCGACGCCGTCGCAGTAGATCCAGAAGCAGGAGTCGCTCAAGATCTCGCAGCAGATCACGTTACAGCCGCTCCAAATCTCGATCTCGTACTCGCTCCCGCTCTCGTTCCAGTTCAAAGTCTAGATCTGCCAGAAGATCCCGCTCTAAATCAAAGTCATCCTCCGTTTCAAGATCACGTTCCAGATCCCGATCCAGAGTCTCGCCTCTACCTTCAAAGGCCGAGTCTCGTTCAAGATCTGCATCAAACAGCCCTCCCAAATCTCCAGAAGAGGAAGGAGCAGTTTCGTCTTAG